The Campylobacter sp. MIT 12-8780 genome has a window encoding:
- a CDS encoding ammonia-forming cytochrome c nitrite reductase subunit c552 yields MNKKLLSAIVIVIVLIAGVLYLNSDITKKQNEGVGGILSKDLVELSDDNPTFDHWGKNFPDYLDMYLTVETEKPIATEFGGNLAYSKLIRYPQLTVLWAGYPFSLDANEERGHFWIQVDQMDTARNNKDFLNAHGFKAFGGQPAACMNCHSGWTPWLLNNTAKGDWVAFNSAKYWTMIKTVPAVNGYAENSAEHSGPHGGKRMGVTCADCHNPNDMSLRLTRPAAINALVSRGYEKDPVAGIKATREEMRTLVCSQCHVEYYFKPTGTKVKTIGETIAQDPSKKWFDGTQKTYDEFDSLRDGNQFTEIEVAGIELAFPWSEWKKGQPFRIEMFDDYYDKVRANFDKDWAHKLSGAPMIKIQHPESELYSGGVHAANGVSCADCHMPYIRKGAKKLTQHNVTSPLQDINAACKTCHTQSEDYLKAQILDIQKSVAYDLRSAEYATVSLIMDIKNLRELLGAKAEYQTDGKADQAKISATLKEVLELHRKAQMRGDFVGAENSTGFHNPREASRMLLQAVEMAREGQTKLVQIAAANGINDFKTSNLGFEDIQKLNPGEIRYKVDMNGHKAGDRYYQHEEINGNPPAEYLEFDKNTKPYNYQVIDKY; encoded by the coding sequence ATGAATAAAAAGTTATTAAGTGCGATTGTAATTGTTATCGTTTTGATCGCTGGGGTGCTTTATCTTAATAGTGATATCACCAAAAAACAAAACGAAGGGGTTGGAGGGATACTCTCTAAGGATTTAGTCGAGTTAAGTGATGATAATCCAACTTTTGATCATTGGGGTAAAAACTTCCCTGATTATTTGGATATGTATCTTACCGTTGAGACAGAAAAGCCTATAGCTACTGAATTTGGTGGAAATTTGGCGTATTCAAAGCTTATCCGTTATCCACAGCTTACTGTGCTTTGGGCAGGTTATCCTTTCTCTCTTGATGCAAATGAAGAAAGAGGGCACTTCTGGATACAAGTTGATCAAATGGATACAGCAAGAAATAATAAAGATTTCTTAAATGCTCACGGCTTTAAAGCTTTTGGCGGACAACCAGCTGCCTGTATGAATTGTCATAGTGGTTGGACTCCTTGGCTCTTAAACAATACTGCAAAAGGTGATTGGGTAGCGTTTAACTCAGCAAAATATTGGACTATGATCAAAACCGTTCCAGCAGTAAATGGCTATGCTGAAAACTCAGCCGAACACTCAGGACCACATGGAGGCAAAAGAATGGGCGTAACTTGTGCGGATTGTCACAATCCAAACGATATGAGCTTAAGACTTACTCGTCCAGCAGCGATTAATGCTCTTGTTTCAAGAGGTTATGAAAAAGACCCAGTAGCTGGCATTAAGGCTACTCGTGAAGAGATGAGAACCCTTGTTTGCTCACAATGCCATGTTGAATACTACTTCAAACCAACCGGTACAAAGGTAAAAACTATAGGCGAAACCATAGCACAAGATCCAAGCAAAAAATGGTTTGATGGCACTCAAAAAACTTATGATGAGTTTGATTCTTTAAGAGATGGCAATCAATTCACAGAAATTGAAGTTGCGGGTATAGAACTAGCATTTCCTTGGAGTGAATGGAAAAAAGGACAGCCATTTAGGATAGAAATGTTTGATGATTATTATGACAAAGTGCGTGCAAACTTTGATAAAGATTGGGCTCACAAACTTAGTGGTGCGCCTATGATTAAAATTCAACACCCAGAAAGCGAGCTTTACAGCGGTGGCGTGCATGCAGCAAATGGCGTTTCATGTGCGGATTGTCATATGCCTTATATCAGAAAAGGTGCGAAAAAACTTACTCAACACAATGTAACTTCACCTTTACAAGATATCAACGCAGCGTGCAAGACTTGCCATACTCAAAGCGAAGATTATCTAAAAGCTCAAATTTTAGATATTCAAAAATCAGTAGCGTATGATTTAAGAAGTGCTGAGTATGCAACAGTAAGTCTTATCATGGATATTAAAAACCTTAGAGAGCTTTTAGGTGCTAAGGCTGAGTATCAAACAGATGGCAAGGCTGATCAGGCAAAAATTTCAGCTACGCTTAAAGAGGTGTTAGAACTTCACAGAAAAGCTCAAATGAGAGGCGATTTTGTAGGTGCTGAAAACTCAACAGGCTTTCACAACCCAAGAGAAGCTTCAAGAATGCTTTTACAAGCTGTTGAAATGGCAAGAGAAGGACAAACCAAACTCGTGCAAATCGCTGCAGCTAATGGTATAAATGACTTTAAAACCTCAAATCTTGGTTTTGAAGATATACAAAAGCTCAATCCGGGCGAAATTCGCTATAAAGTGGATATGAACGGACATAAAGCAGGCGATAGATACTATCAACACGAAGAGATTAACGGCAACCCGCCAGCTGAATATCTTGAGTTTGATAAAAACACTAAGCCATATAATTATCAAGTGATTGATAAATACTAA
- the kpsS gene encoding capsule polysaccharide modification protein KpsS, with the protein MNFKQKMKEFAGKNVLLLQGPIGPFFSKLAKKLKQNDTRVFKLNFNGGDKFFYPFNAHKYKGELKNFKTFFKNFCKEHKIDYIITYNDCRPLHSIAIRAAKSLKIGVYIFEEGYLRPNFITFEKNGVNANSQLPRDKNFYLDLEIPVSAANKKFEGAFECMAFFAFWYWLFAFLLAPFYNNRLHHRSLSPLELIPWIRAFYRKFWYKLSEKKTNEELKKLKGKYFVAVLQVFNDTQILKHYKGRSVEHFIIQTLSSFALNTRDKHCLVFKHHPMDRGYTHYGALIDRLCRQYKLEGRVFYIHDAHLPSLLNDALGCVVVNSTVGLSALYHNCPLKVCGKAFYDIEGLSYQKPLDIFWKEAHAFKPNYKLYTNFRSYLIQNNQINGNFYKNSFLDL; encoded by the coding sequence ATGAATTTTAAGCAAAAGATGAAAGAATTTGCTGGTAAAAATGTTCTTTTATTGCAAGGTCCAATCGGTCCTTTTTTCAGCAAGCTCGCAAAAAAACTCAAACAAAATGACACTAGGGTATTTAAGCTTAATTTTAACGGCGGAGATAAGTTCTTTTATCCTTTTAACGCTCATAAGTATAAAGGCGAGCTTAAAAATTTCAAAACCTTTTTTAAAAATTTTTGCAAAGAACACAAGATCGATTATATCATCACTTACAATGACTGCCGTCCTTTGCATAGCATAGCTATAAGGGCTGCTAAAAGCCTTAAAATAGGCGTTTATATCTTTGAAGAAGGCTATCTTCGCCCAAATTTCATCACTTTTGAGAAAAACGGCGTTAATGCAAATTCTCAGCTTCCTAGGGATAAGAATTTTTATCTTGATCTTGAAATTCCTGTAAGTGCTGCGAATAAGAAATTTGAGGGTGCTTTTGAGTGCATGGCATTTTTTGCTTTTTGGTATTGGCTTTTTGCTTTTTTGCTGGCTCCATTTTACAATAACCGCTTACATCATCGTTCTTTAAGTCCTCTTGAACTTATCCCTTGGATACGAGCTTTTTATAGGAAATTTTGGTATAAATTGAGTGAAAAAAAGACGAATGAAGAGCTTAAAAAGCTCAAAGGGAAGTATTTCGTCGCTGTTTTGCAGGTATTTAATGATACACAAATTTTAAAGCATTATAAGGGCAGGAGTGTCGAGCATTTCATCATTCAAACGCTAAGTTCTTTTGCTTTAAATACTAGAGATAAACACTGCCTTGTATTTAAGCATCATCCTATGGATAGGGGTTATACTCATTATGGTGCTTTGATAGATAGGCTTTGTAGGCAATACAAGCTTGAAGGAAGAGTGTTTTATATACACGATGCTCACTTACCAAGTCTTTTAAACGATGCTTTGGGTTGTGTGGTGGTGAATTCAACCGTAGGGCTTTCAGCCTTGTATCATAACTGCCCGCTTAAGGTGTGCGGTAAGGCATTTTATGATATAGAGGGCTTGAGCTATCAAAAACCTTTAGATATATTTTGGAAAGAAGCCCATGCGTTTAAGCCAAATTATAAACTCTATACAAATTTTAGAAGCTATCTCATACAAAACAATCAAATCAATGGCAATTTTTACAAAAATTCTTTTTTAGATCTTTAA
- a CDS encoding DUF829 domain-containing protein, whose translation MQKRDIFYIAGYDPRGFRYYYLMFKKNLAFYEKMAQKKFILSKNKQESKFHTSWSIQGENSQNYYHFLAWNDIVKANWHKNIFSILADAFDFFKIYVITGLFVRFAKACKAPLVAGFYPFFYVLFSYLFIFALIFLSFKPITNLSHEIVAVIFSLLVLYFSSKLIFKIGNKTAAFWLSRICAFCSRWARGEIKDIDARTAEFAKIVFKTLKANAQKENYELILCAHSVGTILIINVLADLIKQSLDENIPFDKLKVLTLGECVPLMSYHKHENLYKQNLAFLAQFKLIWFDFTSKIDGACFYKVDFFKTSGVEDMQIAPSFLSTHFYKLYSKEEYAKIRRDWYRAHFLYLEASQHKGEYDFFAFVLDENLLENKIKAR comes from the coding sequence ATGCAAAAAAGAGATATTTTCTACATAGCAGGATATGATCCAAGAGGCTTTAGATATTATTATTTAATGTTTAAAAAAAATTTAGCCTTTTATGAAAAAATGGCACAAAAAAAATTCATACTCTCTAAGAATAAACAAGAAAGTAAATTCCACACTTCTTGGAGTATTCAAGGTGAAAATTCGCAAAATTATTATCATTTTTTAGCATGGAATGACATAGTCAAGGCAAATTGGCATAAAAATATCTTTTCTATACTTGCCGATGCTTTTGATTTTTTTAAAATTTATGTGATTACGGGCTTGTTTGTGCGTTTTGCAAAGGCGTGCAAAGCCCCTTTAGTAGCTGGATTTTATCCATTTTTTTATGTGCTTTTTAGTTATTTGTTTATCTTTGCTTTGATCTTTTTGAGCTTTAAACCTATAACAAATTTAAGTCATGAGATTGTAGCTGTGATATTTTCCTTGCTTGTGCTATATTTTTCAAGCAAGCTTATTTTTAAGATAGGCAATAAAACAGCGGCATTTTGGCTCTCGCGAATCTGTGCGTTTTGTTCTCGTTGGGCTAGAGGTGAGATTAAAGATATTGACGCAAGAACGGCTGAATTTGCTAAAATTGTTTTTAAAACCTTGAAAGCAAACGCACAAAAAGAAAATTACGAACTCATACTTTGCGCACATAGTGTAGGCACGATTTTAATCATCAATGTGCTTGCAGACTTGATTAAGCAAAGCCTTGATGAAAATATCCCTTTTGATAAGCTTAAGGTGCTTACTTTGGGCGAATGCGTGCCTTTGATGAGCTATCATAAACATGAGAATTTATACAAACAAAATCTTGCCTTTTTAGCTCAATTTAAGCTTATTTGGTTTGATTTTACTTCCAAGATTGATGGAGCATGTTTTTATAAGGTTGATTTTTTTAAAACAAGCGGAGTTGAGGATATGCAGATTGCGCCTTCTTTTCTTTCCACACATTTTTATAAGCTTTATAGCAAAGAAGAATACGCTAAAATAAGACGTGATTGGTATAGAGCCCATTTTTTATATTTAGAAGCAAGCCAGCACAAAGGCGAATATGACTTTTTTGCTTTTGTGCTTGATGAAAATTTGCTTGAAAACAAAATCAAAGCGAGGTAA
- a CDS encoding prepilin-type N-terminal cleavage/methylation domain-containing protein, with amino-acid sequence MAFKKAFSLLELVLVILILALLVGIALPYFHLNKQDANLLRLKADFTTIQSALAFHKNQDIFTQAQNLAVLDEASIMNEKQTLFYCSLSEIKACNGGDCCTKSVLASPIYSNSKAWMKTGKRTYRFYLSSKSFVDFVYEPSTMSFECVSSSICKELL; translated from the coding sequence ATGGCTTTTAAAAAAGCTTTTTCCCTGCTTGAACTTGTTTTAGTTATACTTATCTTAGCCTTGCTTGTGGGTATTGCTTTGCCGTATTTTCATCTTAACAAGCAAGATGCGAATTTATTGCGTTTAAAGGCTGATTTTACAACTATACAAAGTGCTTTAGCTTTTCATAAAAATCAAGATATTTTCACTCAAGCACAAAATTTAGCCGTGCTTGATGAAGCAAGTATAATGAATGAAAAGCAGACTTTATTTTATTGCTCTTTAAGTGAGATTAAGGCATGTAATGGGGGCGATTGTTGCACAAAAAGTGTGTTGGCAAGTCCAATTTATTCAAATTCTAAAGCATGGATGAAAACAGGAAAGCGAACCTATCGTTTTTATCTTAGTAGTAAAAGCTTTGTGGACTTTGTATATGAGCCTAGCACTATGAGTTTTGAGTGTGTAAGTTCAAGTATTTGTAAAGAGCTTTTATGA
- a CDS encoding cytochrome P450: protein MAQCPFYPKPHKNKASNLMTFLLKRRSWLDGLYERSYSMQTGRVKMPGFDLFVVNNPQEVKKIMVSEVKEFPKSELLHRLLEPLLGQSIFTTNDEVWKKQRELLRPSFEMTRIDKVFELMSAAARDLITRLEKQLDKQADGIIEVDEEMTFVTADVIFRTIMSEKLDEQKGKIILDAFVTFQEQSVRTAMRQMFCFPKWLSNLLGEKKRLEAGEVIRKVLSDIIKPRYEEENKGLAGERNDILASLLKVVDSDTNERFSFKEILDQVSMLFLAGHETTASSLTWTLYLLSLYQDEQERAYKELKEILQDEKEPKIEHIKKLKWLNYCFKEALRLYPPVGFFARSARKDTQIRDKEVKKGSGVVVAPWLIHRHRKIWHKPDDFDPSRFEKLENKDAYMPFGMGERVCIGQGFAMQEAMIILSYILSKYKLELQENFIPDVVGRLTIRTANGMYIKFSKRKSE, encoded by the coding sequence ATGGCACAATGTCCTTTCTATCCAAAACCCCACAAAAACAAGGCATCAAATTTAATGACTTTTTTGCTCAAACGCAGATCATGGCTTGATGGACTATATGAGAGAAGTTATAGTATGCAAACAGGCAGGGTAAAAATGCCTGGCTTTGATCTTTTTGTGGTGAATAATCCCCAAGAAGTAAAAAAAATCATGGTAAGTGAGGTCAAAGAATTCCCAAAAAGTGAGCTTTTGCACCGCCTTTTAGAGCCGCTTTTAGGACAAAGCATTTTTACCACAAATGATGAGGTGTGGAAAAAACAAAGAGAGCTTTTGCGTCCAAGCTTTGAGATGACAAGGATAGATAAGGTTTTTGAGCTTATGAGTGCAGCAGCTAGGGACTTAATCACTCGCCTTGAAAAGCAGCTTGACAAGCAAGCAGATGGCATTATCGAAGTTGATGAGGAGATGACCTTTGTGACAGCTGATGTGATTTTCCGCACTATAATGAGCGAAAAACTTGATGAGCAAAAAGGTAAAATCATACTTGATGCCTTTGTGACTTTTCAAGAACAAAGCGTGCGAACAGCGATGAGACAAATGTTTTGCTTTCCAAAATGGCTTTCAAATTTACTTGGTGAGAAAAAACGTTTAGAAGCTGGAGAAGTGATAAGAAAGGTGCTTAGCGACATCATCAAGCCTCGCTATGAAGAAGAAAACAAGGGTTTAGCAGGAGAGAGAAATGATATTTTAGCTTCTTTGCTTAAGGTTGTTGATAGCGATACAAATGAGCGTTTTTCTTTTAAGGAAATCCTTGATCAAGTTTCCATGCTCTTTTTAGCAGGACATGAAACCACGGCAAGTTCTTTAACTTGGACCTTATATCTGCTTTCTTTATATCAAGATGAGCAAGAAAGAGCTTATAAGGAGTTAAAAGAAATTCTACAAGATGAAAAAGAGCCAAAAATCGAGCATATTAAAAAGCTTAAATGGCTTAATTACTGCTTTAAAGAGGCATTAAGGCTTTATCCACCGGTTGGATTTTTTGCTAGAAGTGCTAGAAAAGATACGCAAATTCGTGATAAAGAGGTTAAAAAAGGTTCAGGTGTGGTTGTCGCTCCCTGGCTCATACATCGCCACCGCAAAATTTGGCACAAGCCAGATGATTTTGATCCTTCAAGATTTGAAAAGCTTGAAAATAAAGACGCTTATATGCCTTTTGGTATGGGAGAAAGGGTGTGTATAGGGCAGGGCTTTGCTATGCAAGAAGCTATGATTATACTTAGTTATATTTTAAGCAAATATAAGCTAGAATTACAAGAAAATTTTATCCCAGATGTCGTTGGACGTCTTACTATACGCACGGCAAATGGAATGTATATCAAGTTTAGTAAAAGAAAGAGTGAATGA
- the nrfH gene encoding cytochrome c nitrite reductase small subunit, with amino-acid sequence MFSIFLVLLFVLFALGFYTFYNAKGISYFSNASEACNNCHIMNDVYADYLKAPHSKKIAGEPRASCNDCHLPHSFVDKWIAKAESGVGHAYAFTFKLNDLPANLSANEKSKAMVQDNCVRCHADYVGVVINATTNPHKDNTLKCVSCHAGVGHKRGF; translated from the coding sequence ATTTTTAGCATTTTTCTTGTTTTGCTTTTTGTGCTTTTTGCGTTGGGATTTTATACCTTTTATAATGCAAAAGGAATCTCGTATTTTTCAAACGCAAGCGAAGCCTGTAATAACTGCCACATTATGAATGATGTGTATGCTGATTACTTGAAAGCTCCGCACTCAAAGAAAATCGCAGGAGAGCCAAGAGCAAGCTGTAATGATTGCCATTTGCCACATAGTTTTGTTGATAAATGGATCGCTAAGGCTGAAAGTGGTGTAGGACATGCTTATGCTTTTACCTTTAAGCTTAATGATTTGCCAGCAAATTTAAGTGCAAATGAAAAAAGCAAGGCTATGGTGCAGGACAATTGCGTAAGGTGTCATGCTGATTATGTTGGCGTTGTGATTAACGCTACGACCAATCCACATAAAGACAATACGCTTAAATGTGTATCCTGTCACGCAGGTGTTGGTCACAAAAGAGGATTTTAA
- the zapB gene encoding cell division protein ZapB, which produces MYDDKIINTLTDKVNELLERYNELVETCDNLRNELVSVKAQNEAKSNEILRLEEELKSKNIVSEDITKKIEAVLGK; this is translated from the coding sequence ATGTATGATGATAAGATTATCAACACACTTACAGATAAGGTTAATGAGCTTTTAGAGCGTTATAACGAACTCGTAGAAACCTGCGATAATTTAAGAAATGAACTTGTGAGTGTAAAAGCTCAAAATGAAGCTAAAAGTAATGAAATTTTAAGACTTGAAGAAGAGCTAAAAAGCAAAAACATAGTCAGCGAAGATATTACTAAGAAAATAGAGGCTGTACTTGGCAAGTGA
- a CDS encoding capsular polysaccharide biosynthesis protein: MKRYANSKRLINNVKSFLNLKPFILGVKVDKASVFYGWGRKNSGLWALKQAQRYKAKFELLEDGFLRSVGLGLEHSPSFSLVRDDVGIYYDATSPSRLENILNEYDFKQDENLLKIAQKSIQLIKKYELSKYNNALDLPADFFKKTKQKRILIITQSANDASLKYGLALQFSTQEMINDAIKENPNAQIYIKIHPDVLSKKKKADFDFDNLPPNCTLLKENFNPIALLKHFDKVYTKTSQMGFEALLCGCECVCYGLPFYAGWGLTTDKLVCARRKKKLTLEELFAGAYILYSEYFNPYSQEKSDILDTINSLYKYKTIEQINSNTLFFLGFSLWKRPFIKPFFKAKKNKLIFLNSLKKPINFKDNDKLFVWGASFSDEKIKEVFGERVRIFRVEDGFIRSVSLGSDLTRPFSLVVDSKGLYIDPSKESDLEYLLQNYEFDQSHIKRAQKIIAKIIKHKFSKYNNDFHKNIKFNAKEGQKILLIAAQVEDDASMLLGGFNLSTQELIKQARLENKDAYIVFKPHPDVLSGNRKGLKDEKIILEYCDEIVSDVSLHSCLDSVDEVHTITSTVGFEAILRAKKVVVYGLPFYAGWGLSIDKLVCARRKRKLSLEELVAGVLLIYPRYINAKDKELCEFEPAFKSLLELQNAYFSKKWLRFLLTLRNTSLRKIRRVYEYFFIKN, translated from the coding sequence ATGAAACGATACGCAAACTCCAAACGCCTTATAAACAATGTCAAGTCTTTTTTAAATCTTAAGCCTTTTATACTAGGTGTTAAGGTTGATAAAGCAAGTGTATTTTATGGTTGGGGGCGTAAGAATTCTGGACTTTGGGCGCTAAAACAAGCTCAAAGATATAAGGCTAAATTTGAGCTTTTAGAAGATGGTTTTTTACGCTCTGTTGGTTTAGGGCTTGAGCATTCGCCTAGTTTTAGTCTGGTGCGTGATGATGTGGGAATTTATTATGATGCTACCTCGCCTTCAAGGCTTGAAAACATACTCAATGAATATGATTTTAAACAAGATGAAAATTTGCTTAAAATCGCTCAAAAATCCATACAGCTTATCAAAAAATACGAACTAAGCAAATACAATAACGCACTTGATTTACCAGCTGATTTTTTTAAAAAAACAAAGCAAAAACGCATTTTAATCATCACTCAAAGTGCAAATGATGCGTCCTTAAAATACGGCTTAGCCTTGCAGTTTAGCACCCAAGAGATGATAAATGATGCTATAAAAGAAAATCCAAACGCTCAAATTTATATAAAAATTCACCCAGATGTGTTGAGTAAAAAGAAAAAAGCTGATTTTGACTTTGATAATTTGCCCCCAAACTGCACTTTACTTAAAGAAAATTTTAATCCCATAGCCTTGCTTAAGCATTTTGATAAGGTTTATACAAAGACTTCTCAAATGGGCTTTGAAGCCTTGCTGTGTGGTTGTGAGTGCGTGTGTTATGGCTTGCCCTTTTATGCGGGCTGGGGTTTAACTACAGATAAACTTGTCTGCGCTCGTCGCAAGAAAAAGCTTACACTTGAGGAGCTTTTTGCAGGAGCGTATATACTTTATAGCGAGTATTTCAATCCCTACTCACAAGAAAAAAGCGATATTTTAGATACGATAAACTCGCTTTACAAGTATAAAACGATCGAGCAAATAAATTCAAATACTTTGTTTTTCCTAGGTTTTTCACTTTGGAAACGCCCTTTTATCAAGCCTTTTTTTAAGGCTAAAAAAAACAAGCTCATTTTTTTAAATTCCCTTAAAAAGCCCATAAATTTTAAAGATAATGATAAGCTTTTTGTGTGGGGAGCAAGTTTTAGTGATGAAAAGATCAAAGAAGTTTTTGGCGAAAGGGTGCGAATTTTTAGAGTTGAAGATGGCTTTATCCGCTCGGTTTCTTTGGGTTCTGATTTGACGCGCCCTTTTTCTTTAGTGGTTGATAGCAAAGGGCTTTATATCGATCCAAGCAAGGAAAGTGATTTAGAATACCTCTTGCAAAATTATGAGTTTGATCAAAGTCATATTAAAAGAGCGCAAAAAATCATCGCAAAGATCATTAAACACAAATTCTCAAAATACAACAACGATTTTCATAAAAATATAAAATTTAACGCCAAAGAAGGACAAAAAATCCTCCTCATCGCCGCTCAAGTTGAAGATGACGCTTCTATGTTACTTGGTGGCTTTAACTTAAGCACTCAAGAGCTTATCAAGCAAGCAAGGCTTGAAAACAAAGATGCTTATATAGTCTTTAAACCCCACCCTGATGTGCTAAGTGGCAACAGAAAAGGGCTAAAAGATGAAAAAATCATACTTGAGTATTGTGATGAGATTGTAAGTGATGTGAGTTTGCATTCTTGCTTAGATAGCGTTGATGAGGTGCATACTATCACTTCAACCGTTGGTTTTGAGGCGATTTTAAGAGCTAAAAAAGTGGTGGTGTATGGACTTCCTTTTTATGCTGGCTGGGGCTTAAGTATAGATAAACTTGTCTGTGCTCGTAGAAAGCGAAAGCTTAGCCTTGAAGAGCTTGTCGCAGGAGTTTTGCTTATATATCCAAGATATATCAATGCTAAAGATAAAGAACTTTGCGAGTTTGAGCCAGCCTTTAAGAGTTTGCTTGAGCTTCAAAATGCGTATTTTTCTAAAAAATGGCTGAGGTTTTTGCTGACTTTAAGAAATACTAGCCTAAGAAAGATAAGGCGAGTGTATGAATACTTTTTCATAAAAAATTAA
- the uvrB gene encoding excinuclease ABC subunit UvrB: MKLTSEFSPSPDQKQAIEGIVKSIKAGNKYQTLLGVTGSGKTFTMANVIEKLNMPTLIMSHNKSLCAQLYSEFKGFFKEDFVEYFISYYDYYQPEAYIPRTDVFIEKDSSVNEDLERLRLSATASLLSYENVLCIASVSANYGLGNPNEYVGMVLILEEGMKFSQKELLKKLVDMGYKRNDAFFDRADFRVNGDTIDIYPAYFEDEVVRLEFFGDELERMYHVNVLENKKGKGLKKFILYPTSQFSVGEVRLKQAIKDIKKELASRLAFFENENKLVEYQRLKQRVEFDLEMLESTGMCKGIENYALHLTGLKPGDTPYTLFDYLNINDRKFLVIVDESHVSLPQFRGMFAGDRSRKQTLVDYGFRLPSALDNRPLMFDEFINKNCQFLFVSATPAPLELELSKNQVFEQIMRPTGLLDPLIELKDSDNQVEILFDEAKKVIARNERVLVTVLTKKLAEELSRYYIELGLKVKYMHSDIDAIERNEIIRGLRTGLFDILIGINLLREGLDLPEVSLIAIMDADKEGFLRSTTSLIQTMGRAARNVNGKVLLFCKKITKSMQEAMDITSKRRALQEAYNKKHNITPTSVKRNLEDSLKNDLDEAEIYRKGKSLEKIPASERAKLAKELRKQMLEAAKALEFEKAAALRDEIAKIRTL; the protein is encoded by the coding sequence ATGAAACTCACCAGCGAATTTAGCCCAAGCCCTGATCAAAAACAAGCCATTGAAGGTATAGTTAAAAGCATAAAAGCAGGCAATAAATACCAAACCTTACTCGGTGTTACAGGCAGTGGAAAGACTTTTACTATGGCAAATGTGATTGAAAAACTAAACATGCCAACCTTGATTATGAGCCATAACAAAAGCTTGTGTGCCCAGCTTTATAGTGAATTTAAGGGCTTTTTTAAAGAAGATTTTGTGGAGTATTTTATCAGTTATTATGATTATTATCAGCCAGAAGCGTATATCCCACGCACTGATGTTTTCATAGAAAAAGATAGCTCAGTAAATGAGGACTTAGAAAGGTTGCGTTTAAGTGCTACAGCTTCACTTTTAAGCTATGAAAATGTGCTTTGTATAGCCAGCGTTTCAGCAAATTATGGTTTAGGCAATCCAAATGAGTATGTAGGCATGGTTTTAATCCTTGAAGAAGGTATGAAGTTTAGCCAAAAAGAGCTTTTAAAAAAGCTTGTGGATATGGGTTATAAAAGAAATGATGCCTTTTTTGATAGGGCTGATTTTAGAGTAAATGGCGATACTATAGATATTTATCCAGCTTATTTTGAAGATGAGGTGGTAAGGCTTGAGTTTTTTGGTGATGAGCTTGAAAGAATGTATCATGTCAATGTGCTTGAAAACAAAAAGGGTAAAGGGCTTAAAAAATTTATACTCTATCCAACAAGCCAGTTTAGCGTTGGTGAAGTAAGGCTAAAACAGGCTATTAAAGACATTAAAAAAGAACTTGCCTCCAGACTAGCTTTTTTTGAAAATGAAAATAAACTTGTGGAGTATCAACGTCTTAAACAAAGGGTTGAGTTTGACTTAGAAATGCTTGAAAGCACGGGCATGTGTAAGGGCATTGAAAATTATGCTTTGCATTTAACAGGCTTAAAGCCAGGAGATACGCCTTATACGCTCTTTGATTATCTTAATATAAATGATAGAAAATTCCTTGTTATCGTCGATGAAAGCCATGTGTCTTTGCCTCAGTTTAGAGGTATGTTTGCAGGCGATAGAAGCAGGAAGCAAACCTTAGTAGATTATGGTTTTCGCTTGCCCTCAGCCCTTGATAATCGCCCCTTAATGTTTGATGAGTTTATCAACAAAAATTGTCAATTTCTCTTTGTTTCAGCAACCCCAGCACCCCTTGAGCTAGAACTAAGCAAAAATCAAGTCTTTGAGCAAATCATGCGTCCAACAGGCTTGCTTGATCCTTTAATAGAACTAAAAGATAGCGACAATCAAGTTGAAATTCTCTTTGATGAGGCAAAAAAGGTTATAGCTAGAAATGAAAGAGTTTTAGTTACTGTGTTAACTAAAAAGCTAGCTGAAGAACTTAGCCGCTATTATATAGAGCTTGGTTTAAAGGTAAAATACATGCACTCTGACATCGATGCTATCGAGCGAAACGAGATCATAAGAGGGCTTAGAACAGGGCTTTTTGACATACTCATAGGCATAAATTTGCTCCGTGAGGGACTTGATCTGCCTGAAGTTAGCCTTATTGCTATAATGGACGCTGATAAAGAAGGCTTTTTAAGAAGTACAACAAGCCTTATTCAAACCATGGGTAGAGCAGCTAGAAATGTCAATGGCAAGGTTTTACTCTTTTGCAAAAAAATCACAAAGTCCATGCAAGAAGCCATGGACATCACAAGCAAACGCAGAGCCTTACAAGAAGCTTATAATAAAAAGCATAATATCACCCCAACTTCAGTCAAAAGAAACCTAGAAGATAGTCTTAAAAATGATCTTGATGAGGCTGAAATTTATCGCAAGGGCAAAAGCTTAGAAAAAATACCAGCAAGTGAAAGAGCAAAGCTTGCAAAAGAGCTAAGAAAGCAAATGTTAGAAGCTGCTAAAGCACTTGAGTTTGAAAAAGCAGCCGCTTTAAGAGATGAGATAGCCAAGATTCGCACTTTATAA